Proteins encoded by one window of Flavobacterium sp. N502540:
- a CDS encoding cell division protein FtsX — MSSNFDKFQKRRLISSYFSVVLSVFLVLFLLGVLGLFIINSKKLANDFKEKIAMTVFFKNEANDSVIKAFNTELKRAPFARSFVYVTKEKAAKEHTDIIGEDFLTFLGENPLLNSYDIHLKADYVERDSILKIESKLRQNTMIEDIVYDKQLVNLVNDNIKKVSMWILIISGFLAVIAVLLINSSLRLSIHSNRFIIKTMQMVGATKSFIRKPFVMRSVKLGMLGAGLAIIALIGLLFYVETNFPGLGILEDKALIGLVLLAVFGLGVLITWVSTHFATQRFLNLRTDDLY; from the coding sequence ATGAGTTCTAACTTTGATAAATTTCAAAAGCGCAGGTTAATTTCCTCTTATTTTTCGGTTGTATTAAGTGTATTTCTGGTTTTATTCCTACTAGGAGTACTGGGATTATTCATTATCAATTCTAAAAAACTGGCTAATGATTTTAAAGAAAAAATTGCCATGACGGTTTTCTTTAAAAACGAGGCTAATGACAGCGTGATAAAAGCTTTCAATACTGAACTAAAAAGAGCGCCTTTTGCCAGATCATTCGTTTATGTAACAAAAGAAAAAGCGGCAAAAGAACACACTGACATTATCGGAGAAGATTTTCTGACTTTCTTAGGTGAAAACCCTTTATTGAATTCGTACGACATTCACTTAAAAGCGGATTATGTTGAAAGAGACAGCATCCTGAAAATAGAAAGCAAACTACGTCAAAATACCATGATTGAAGATATTGTTTATGATAAACAATTGGTTAATCTGGTAAATGACAATATCAAAAAAGTAAGTATGTGGATTTTGATTATCAGCGGTTTCCTTGCGGTTATTGCTGTTCTACTAATCAACAGTTCGTTACGTTTATCTATTCATTCGAATCGTTTTATCATCAAAACGATGCAAATGGTTGGTGCAACAAAATCGTTTATCCGTAAGCCATTTGTAATGCGCAGTGTAAAATTAGGAATGTTAGGTGCCGGTCTGGCTATTATTGCCCTTATCGGACTTTTGTTCTATGTCGAAACTAATTTCCCGGGCTTGGGCATTTTAGAAGATAAAGCCTTAATTGGACTGGTATTGTTAGCCGTATTCGGATTAGGAGTTTTGATTACCTGGGTAAGTACTCACTTTGCCACACAACGTTTCCTAAATTTAAGAACTGACGATCTTTATTAA
- a CDS encoding DUF3098 domain-containing protein translates to MKNNNKEEQTSKQEFLFDGINYKILLIGIGVIALGFILMSGGGSNDPNVFNEDVFNFRRIRLAPTTVLIGFGITIYSIFKKSK, encoded by the coding sequence ATGAAAAACAACAATAAAGAAGAACAGACATCAAAACAAGAATTCCTTTTTGACGGAATTAACTATAAAATTCTATTAATCGGAATTGGAGTTATTGCCTTAGGTTTTATCCTAATGTCTGGCGGAGGAAGCAATGATCCAAATGTTTTTAATGAAGATGTGTTTAATTTCAGACGTATTCGTTTGGCTCCAACCACGGTTTTAATCGGTTTTGGAATCACGATTTATTCTATTTTCAAAAAATCCAAATAG
- a CDS encoding undecaprenyl-diphosphate phosphatase codes for MNTLQAIVLAIIEGITEFLPVSSTGHMIIASSFFGIAHEDFTKLFTIVIQLGAILSVVVLYFKRFFQTLDFYFKLLVAFVPAVVLGLLLSDFIDGLLENPVTVAISLLIGGLILLKVDEWFNHPNTTESSSEITYLQAFKIGLFQCIAMIPGVSRSGASIVGGMSQKLSRTTAAEFSFFLAVPTMLGATVKKCYDYYKAGFELSHDQINILIIGNVVAFIVALLAIKSFIGFLTKNGFKVFGYYRIIAGIILLLIHFFIHPLTII; via the coding sequence ATGAATACATTACAAGCTATCGTTCTTGCTATTATTGAAGGTATCACTGAATTTCTGCCTGTTTCTTCAACTGGTCACATGATTATTGCCTCTTCCTTTTTCGGAATTGCTCATGAAGATTTCACTAAACTTTTCACCATTGTCATTCAGCTTGGCGCGATACTTTCGGTAGTGGTTTTGTATTTCAAACGATTCTTTCAAACACTTGATTTTTATTTTAAACTTTTAGTTGCCTTTGTTCCGGCTGTCGTATTAGGTTTATTGCTAAGTGATTTTATCGATGGCTTATTAGAAAATCCTGTTACAGTTGCTATTTCTCTTTTGATAGGAGGTTTAATTTTACTAAAAGTTGACGAATGGTTCAACCATCCAAATACAACTGAAAGCTCTTCTGAAATCACCTATTTACAAGCTTTTAAAATTGGTTTATTCCAGTGTATTGCTATGATTCCGGGAGTTTCAAGAAGCGGGGCCAGTATTGTAGGCGGAATGTCTCAAAAATTATCCCGTACCACAGCAGCAGAATTCTCTTTCTTTTTGGCCGTTCCAACCATGTTGGGTGCGACAGTAAAAAAATGTTATGATTATTACAAAGCGGGATTCGAACTGTCTCACGATCAGATTAACATACTGATAATTGGAAATGTCGTTGCTTTTATTGTAGCGCTTCTGGCAATCAAATCCTTTATTGGATTTTTGACTAAAAACGGGTTTAAGGTTTTTGGTTACTATAGAATCATTGCAGGAATCATTCTGTTGCTGATTCACTTTTTCATTCATCCTCTTACGATTATATAA
- the truB gene encoding tRNA pseudouridine(55) synthase TruB yields the protein MTPEEYLNGQVLLIDKPLKWSSFQAVNKLKYLLINKVGLPKKFKIGHAGTLDPLATGLLLICTGKFTKRISELQGQAKEYTGTFYIGATTPSYDLETEIDQTFPTDHIDETLIHETVKQFLGEIDQKPPIFSAIKKDGIRLYEHARAGETVEIASRKTTIHEFEITRIALPEVDFRVVCSKGTYIRSLAFDFGKAMNSGSHLTVLRRTKIGDYDVKNAIDITLFEESLQQE from the coding sequence ATGACTCCTGAAGAATATTTAAACGGACAGGTTTTACTGATTGACAAACCTTTAAAATGGAGTTCGTTTCAAGCTGTCAACAAATTAAAATACCTTTTAATCAATAAAGTCGGACTTCCTAAAAAGTTCAAAATTGGTCATGCCGGAACTTTAGATCCTTTGGCAACTGGCCTATTGCTAATCTGTACAGGAAAGTTTACCAAGAGAATTTCTGAACTACAGGGTCAGGCAAAAGAATATACCGGAACTTTTTATATTGGAGCTACTACTCCATCTTACGATTTAGAAACCGAAATCGATCAGACTTTTCCAACCGATCATATTGACGAAACACTGATTCATGAAACGGTGAAACAATTTTTAGGTGAAATTGACCAAAAACCACCTATTTTCTCTGCGATAAAAAAAGACGGTATTCGTTTGTACGAGCATGCCCGTGCAGGAGAAACGGTAGAAATTGCCAGCAGAAAAACGACCATTCATGAATTCGAAATTACCCGAATCGCTTTACCTGAAGTAGATTTCAGAGTGGTTTGCAGTAAAGGGACTTATATTCGCTCTCTGGCTTTTGATTTTGGAAAAGCTATGAATTCCGGATCCCATTTAACGGTTTTACGCCGAACTAAAATTGGCGATTACGATGTGAAAAATGCTATTGACATTACACTTTTTGAAGAAAGTCTTCAGCAGGAATAA
- a CDS encoding DUF2268 domain-containing protein: MKNHFLLLLFVFTISSNGQTVNQKMVSTDIDNFWKAYDKIVAEKDSIKQYSFLKELYLDKATPGLKSLLEVRNYTAKDYINAINKYPKFWNSLKPNTLNSAGLYPEIDADISKLKQAYPDLKPSTIYFSIGAFRTNGTIQEDRILIGSELSLADETTVIDELPVWRQPFYKEYEPRKNIALLCTHEYVHTQQKELVEDLLLMCLYEGVAEFVSCKVTHKKSSSPAIEFGKSNQQKVIDQFIADLYIKSNNYNWIWGENRNLLKVRDLGYYVGYEICERYYNASKDKAKAIKTLIELDYHNEKEVARIVDGTKLFPQSLKKLRQNYEKQRPSVVSISAFKNGSQKVKSGETEITITFSEPLNGRSTGIDFGPLGERFFPKVNTNRIWSADMKSWTIKMDLKPGQHYQILISDNFRKQNGVRLKPFLIDFKTAE, encoded by the coding sequence ATGAAAAACCACTTTTTACTACTATTGTTTGTCTTCACAATCTCATCAAACGGCCAAACCGTGAATCAAAAAATGGTTTCCACTGATATTGATAACTTCTGGAAGGCTTACGATAAAATTGTCGCCGAAAAAGACAGCATCAAACAATACTCTTTTTTAAAAGAACTCTACCTGGATAAAGCTACTCCGGGCTTAAAAAGCTTACTCGAGGTTCGAAATTATACTGCAAAAGACTACATCAATGCCATAAATAAATATCCTAAATTCTGGAATTCATTAAAACCAAACACTTTAAATTCTGCCGGACTTTATCCGGAAATTGATGCCGACATCAGTAAACTAAAACAAGCTTATCCCGATTTAAAACCATCCACTATTTATTTTTCTATTGGTGCGTTTCGAACAAACGGAACCATTCAGGAAGATCGGATTTTAATTGGAAGCGAACTGAGTCTGGCAGATGAAACTACCGTTATAGATGAACTTCCAGTCTGGAGACAACCCTTTTATAAAGAATACGAGCCAAGAAAAAACATTGCCCTGCTCTGCACGCACGAATATGTGCATACTCAGCAAAAAGAACTGGTCGAAGATTTGCTTTTGATGTGCCTTTACGAAGGTGTTGCCGAATTTGTTTCCTGTAAAGTAACCCATAAAAAATCAAGCTCTCCTGCAATTGAATTCGGGAAAAGCAATCAGCAAAAAGTAATTGATCAGTTCATCGCAGATTTGTACATCAAAAGCAACAATTACAACTGGATCTGGGGAGAAAACAGAAACCTTTTAAAAGTTAGAGATCTGGGATATTATGTAGGTTATGAAATCTGCGAACGTTACTACAATGCATCCAAAGACAAAGCAAAAGCAATAAAGACCTTAATTGAACTAGATTACCACAATGAAAAAGAAGTGGCACGCATAGTAGATGGTACCAAATTGTTTCCGCAAAGTCTAAAAAAATTACGTCAGAATTACGAAAAACAAAGACCTAGCGTTGTCTCTATCTCTGCATTTAAAAATGGAAGTCAAAAAGTAAAATCGGGAGAAACCGAAATCACGATTACTTTTTCGGAACCGCTAAACGGGCGCAGTACAGGTATTGATTTTGGTCCGCTTGGAGAGCGCTTTTTCCCAAAAGTGAACACGAACAGAATCTGGTCTGCCGATATGAAATCCTGGACTATTAAGATGGATTTAAAACCCGGCCAACATTATCAAATTTTAATTTCGGATAATTTCAGAAAACAAAACGGAGTAAGACTAAAACCTTTTTTAATCGATTTTAAAACTGCGGAGTAA
- a CDS encoding phytanoyl-CoA dioxygenase family protein — protein MNNFEQNGYVFLESFFSENELAAIEKVLLKFHEIWLRDNETSYEKGALNSHSLTKGDCLKEEEKTRLFEFMTQVKFEEIRSVIFPKPPVFLNTQLFFDPKDEAQKNYWHRDIQYTGMSVEDQKKAIKTQNVVHFRIPLKRERGIELIPKTHREWDLPEEFEVRNSLNGRLQSDDLERGEIVRLNRGDLLIFSANMIHRGIYGKDRFSLDIIFCDNIPVMKTFIDKDNLPSAKILEKLTNKQLFDIQ, from the coding sequence ATGAATAATTTTGAGCAAAACGGATATGTGTTTCTGGAGAGTTTTTTTTCTGAAAATGAACTGGCAGCTATTGAAAAAGTACTCCTTAAATTCCACGAAATCTGGTTGCGTGATAATGAAACAAGTTATGAAAAAGGAGCTTTAAACAGTCACAGTCTGACCAAGGGAGATTGTTTAAAGGAGGAAGAAAAAACACGTCTTTTTGAATTTATGACTCAAGTCAAATTTGAAGAAATACGAAGTGTTATCTTTCCTAAACCGCCTGTTTTTTTGAATACCCAGCTTTTTTTTGATCCAAAAGATGAAGCCCAGAAGAATTATTGGCATCGCGACATACAATATACAGGAATGTCCGTTGAAGATCAAAAGAAGGCCATCAAAACTCAAAATGTAGTTCATTTCAGGATTCCCCTGAAAAGGGAACGAGGAATTGAATTGATTCCAAAAACACATCGCGAATGGGATCTACCGGAAGAGTTTGAGGTTAGAAATTCTTTGAACGGCCGTCTCCAAAGTGACGATTTAGAACGCGGAGAAATTGTAAGATTGAATCGTGGAGATTTACTGATTTTTTCTGCCAATATGATTCATCGTGGTATTTATGGAAAGGATAGATTCTCTCTGGATATCATTTTTTGCGATAATATTCCTGTAATGAAAACTTTTATTGATAAAGATAATTTGCCATCAGCAAAAATCTTGGAGAAGCTTACAAACAAACAGCTTTTTGATATTCAGTAA
- a CDS encoding thioredoxin family protein, with amino-acid sequence MKSSIAKALFNSHSYIEYRKIVTDLLLEGKSTGNEQSESLTNYSRLNEARMNRLEKTMKVSDEVVSELENLKHNYIWLVISEGWCGDAAQILPIINKMALASHKKIDLRIVFRDENDALMNQYLTNGGRAIPKVIVICKETGIARGDWGPRPKGAAELMANYKKEFGVIDEKIKTDLQLWYLADKGLSTQNELMDIMRVLEIRE; translated from the coding sequence ATGAAAAGTAGTATAGCCAAAGCATTATTCAATAGTCATTCGTATATCGAATATCGAAAAATAGTTACCGATTTATTACTGGAAGGGAAATCAACAGGCAATGAGCAATCCGAAAGCTTAACCAATTACAGTAGGCTGAATGAAGCCAGAATGAACCGATTAGAGAAAACCATGAAAGTTTCGGATGAGGTAGTTTCTGAATTAGAAAATTTAAAGCACAATTATATCTGGTTGGTGATTTCTGAAGGCTGGTGTGGTGATGCGGCACAAATACTTCCTATTATTAATAAGATGGCTCTGGCTTCACATAAAAAGATAGATCTCCGAATCGTTTTTCGTGATGAAAATGACGCATTAATGAATCAATACCTGACAAATGGCGGGAGGGCCATTCCAAAAGTGATTGTGATTTGTAAAGAAACCGGAATAGCCCGAGGGGACTGGGGACCAAGACCCAAAGGTGCTGCTGAATTAATGGCAAACTATAAAAAAGAGTTTGGCGTAATTGATGAAAAAATCAAAACTGATTTGCAATTGTGGTATTTGGCCGACAAAGGGTTGAGTACTCAAAACGAACTTATGGATATCATGCGTGTGCTGGAAATTAGAGAGTAA
- the pyrH gene encoding UMP kinase → MKYKRILLKLSGEALMGDLQYGIDPKRLAEYAEEIKQIHSKGVEIAIVIGGGNIFRGVAGASAGMDRVQGDYMGMLATVINGMALQGALEDKGMKTRLQTALKMESIAEPYIKRRADRHLEKGRIVIFGAGTGNPYFTTDTAAVLRGIEINADVILKGTRVDGVYDSDPEKNASAVKFDFISFDDVLKKGLNVMDTTAFTLSQENKLPIVVFDMNKIGNLLKICEGENVGTVVNI, encoded by the coding sequence ATGAAATATAAAAGAATTCTTCTAAAACTTAGCGGCGAAGCCTTAATGGGTGATTTACAATACGGTATTGACCCTAAAAGATTAGCCGAATATGCTGAAGAGATTAAGCAAATTCACAGTAAAGGAGTAGAAATTGCTATTGTAATTGGAGGAGGAAATATTTTTAGAGGCGTTGCAGGTGCAAGTGCCGGTATGGATAGAGTACAAGGCGATTATATGGGAATGCTTGCTACCGTAATTAACGGAATGGCTTTGCAGGGGGCACTTGAAGACAAAGGAATGAAAACGCGTTTGCAGACTGCTTTGAAAATGGAATCTATTGCAGAACCTTACATTAAAAGAAGAGCAGACCGTCATCTTGAGAAAGGAAGAATTGTAATTTTTGGTGCCGGAACCGGAAATCCTTATTTTACAACTGATACAGCGGCCGTTTTAAGAGGAATTGAAATCAATGCAGATGTGATCTTAAAAGGAACTCGTGTAGATGGTGTTTATGATTCTGATCCGGAAAAAAATGCCTCGGCTGTGAAATTTGATTTTATTTCGTTTGATGATGTTCTTAAAAAAGGACTAAACGTTATGGATACTACAGCTTTTACTTTAAGCCAGGAGAACAAATTGCCAATCGTTGTTTTTGATATGAACAAAATTGGTAATCTTTTGAAAATCTGTGAAGGTGAAAACGTCGGGACGGTAGTTAACATTTAG
- the frr gene encoding ribosome recycling factor yields the protein MTEEIEFILDSTEESMNGSIAHLEKEFLNIRAGKASPAMLGSVFVDYYGAATPLSQVSKISVPDARTITLQPFEKNMLTVIEKAIMVANIGFNPMNNGDVIIISVPPLTEERRKELAKQAKAEAEDAKIGVRNVRKDANTDIKKLEKEGTSEDICKSAEEQVQNLTNTYIKKIDELLAAKEAEIMKV from the coding sequence ATGACGGAAGAAATAGAATTTATATTAGACAGTACGGAGGAATCTATGAACGGTTCGATTGCGCACTTAGAGAAAGAATTTCTTAACATTCGTGCAGGAAAAGCTTCTCCGGCAATGTTGGGAAGTGTTTTTGTAGATTACTACGGAGCTGCAACACCACTTTCTCAAGTGTCAAAAATCAGTGTTCCTGATGCCAGAACAATTACATTACAACCTTTTGAAAAAAACATGTTGACTGTAATTGAAAAAGCGATCATGGTTGCCAATATTGGTTTCAATCCGATGAACAACGGAGACGTTATTATCATTAGTGTTCCGCCTTTAACAGAGGAACGTCGTAAAGAACTGGCTAAACAAGCAAAAGCTGAAGCAGAAGATGCTAAAATTGGTGTTCGTAACGTACGTAAAGATGCCAATACGGATATCAAAAAATTAGAAAAAGAAGGAACTTCTGAAGACATTTGCAAATCAGCTGAGGAGCAGGTTCAGAATCTAACCAATACTTACATCAAAAAAATCGATGAGTTACTGGCTGCCAAAGAAGCCGAAATCATGAAGGTGTAA
- a CDS encoding DUF5686 and carboxypeptidase regulatory-like domain-containing protein: MKLFCLLTLFFTLTIQAQFQINGIVTDSNNKPLPFATITTSDSNNTITDVDGKFILKALSKPETFTVSYIGFQTKTIVIIDHKTFYPVFLFQKTDDLKEVVVSNENPALTIIKKVIANKNKNNPQKKLNSFEYKSYNKLIVTANPDSIDGRIDSTATYKNFDKKRINIDSSDYKFKEIISKQHLFQTEKVSQYQFGNNKLKETILGTKMSGFKQPIYEVIAFNLQSISIYDPKYELFETKYENPISSSAPQSYNYKILDTVTIKGRETYMIYFKNKQRRKSSGLEGVLYIDQENFAIAKAVMRIKGVLDISGIHEFEYVPSEKIWFQSNTTFKIVKGKNDDDIKILGGTIQFDGDVEENFDPRKKSASDFTYLLSESNNFDIHYNTTAPIKDPALYIEIKDDANKKPEAFWEEYRKEDLDLKSQRTYQLIDSLSIKKRIENRLGLGRKIINGYFPIGPVDLDLKKIISFNNYEGFRLGLGGITNDRFSKNFRIEGYSAYGTKDGQHKYSLGAGFLLDKNTNTWVNGYYTDDVREIASTVFAVDKRVFKIYDPRPINISTFYQYVGWKANIQTKIIPKTEAVLEFSRTYVEPKFDYLFNYNGKLYSDYIMTMAMVSIVWAPFSGFMQTPTGRTETDKRFPRFTFQYTQSLPNVMENDFTFGKIDFKAEYEKKYLNGQKTSLLLQGGYATGDVPITHLYNTMPNNLTKETIIQRITFAGRNSFETMFFNEFFSSQYVFFQLKHGFDRIRILKKVRPSLVLVTRMAWGNMENPQQHVGPIYKTLDKGFFESGIELNKIYKGIGLGGFYRYGPNQLMKFEDNIAVKISYVLDLGL; this comes from the coding sequence ATGAAGCTATTCTGTTTGTTGACTTTGTTTTTCACGCTTACCATTCAGGCACAATTTCAAATAAACGGAATTGTAACGGACTCTAATAACAAACCGCTTCCTTTTGCTACCATTACAACTTCCGACAGTAATAACACAATTACGGATGTTGACGGGAAGTTTATTCTGAAAGCACTTTCAAAACCGGAGACTTTTACCGTTTCATACATTGGTTTTCAAACAAAGACAATTGTAATTATCGACCACAAAACTTTTTACCCCGTTTTTCTTTTTCAAAAAACCGACGATTTAAAGGAGGTCGTGGTTTCAAACGAAAATCCGGCCCTTACGATAATTAAGAAGGTCATTGCGAATAAAAACAAAAACAATCCACAAAAAAAACTAAACAGTTTCGAATACAAAAGCTATAATAAACTTATTGTAACAGCGAATCCTGATTCTATTGACGGCAGAATTGACTCTACCGCCACGTACAAAAATTTCGACAAAAAGCGCATTAACATTGATTCTTCGGATTATAAATTCAAAGAAATAATTAGCAAGCAGCACTTGTTTCAAACCGAGAAAGTTTCACAATACCAGTTTGGCAACAACAAACTGAAAGAAACGATACTGGGAACCAAAATGTCCGGGTTTAAACAACCGATTTATGAGGTTATTGCTTTTAATCTCCAATCGATTTCGATTTACGATCCGAAATACGAACTGTTTGAAACGAAATACGAAAATCCGATTTCGAGTAGCGCTCCTCAAAGTTACAACTACAAAATTCTGGACACGGTAACTATAAAAGGGCGTGAAACGTACATGATTTACTTCAAAAACAAACAAAGAAGAAAGTCATCCGGTTTAGAAGGGGTTTTGTATATCGATCAGGAGAATTTTGCCATAGCTAAAGCGGTAATGCGTATCAAAGGGGTTCTGGACATTAGCGGGATTCATGAATTTGAATACGTGCCTAGTGAAAAAATATGGTTCCAAAGCAACACTACTTTTAAAATTGTAAAAGGGAAAAACGATGATGATATTAAGATTTTAGGAGGAACAATTCAGTTTGACGGAGATGTTGAGGAGAATTTTGACCCCCGGAAAAAATCGGCTTCCGATTTTACTTATCTGCTATCTGAGAGTAACAATTTTGACATTCACTATAACACTACTGCCCCTATAAAAGATCCGGCACTTTACATTGAAATTAAAGATGATGCCAACAAAAAACCGGAAGCCTTCTGGGAAGAATACAGAAAAGAAGATCTGGACTTAAAAAGTCAGAGGACCTATCAGTTAATTGACAGTCTTTCGATAAAGAAAAGAATCGAAAATCGTTTGGGACTTGGACGAAAAATCATCAATGGCTATTTCCCGATTGGACCTGTTGATCTGGATTTAAAAAAGATTATCAGTTTCAACAATTACGAAGGTTTCAGACTGGGGCTTGGCGGTATTACCAATGACCGTTTTTCTAAAAACTTCAGAATCGAGGGATACTCGGCTTACGGTACAAAAGACGGTCAGCACAAATACAGTCTGGGAGCAGGATTTTTATTGGACAAAAACACCAATACCTGGGTAAACGGATATTATACCGATGATGTTCGGGAAATTGCGAGTACCGTTTTTGCCGTTGACAAACGTGTTTTCAAAATTTACGATCCGCGTCCGATCAACATTAGTACTTTTTATCAATATGTGGGCTGGAAAGCCAATATACAGACCAAAATTATTCCTAAAACGGAAGCCGTACTGGAATTTTCGAGAACTTATGTCGAGCCTAAATTTGATTATCTGTTTAATTACAATGGAAAGCTGTATTCGGATTATATTATGACCATGGCAATGGTTTCAATCGTATGGGCTCCTTTTAGTGGTTTTATGCAAACTCCAACCGGAAGAACTGAAACCGATAAAAGATTTCCAAGGTTTACTTTTCAGTACACACAATCATTACCTAATGTGATGGAAAACGATTTTACTTTTGGAAAAATAGATTTCAAAGCTGAATACGAGAAGAAATACCTAAACGGTCAAAAAACGAGTTTGCTTCTGCAGGGAGGTTATGCTACGGGCGATGTTCCCATAACCCACCTTTACAATACCATGCCCAACAACTTAACAAAGGAAACCATTATCCAGCGTATTACCTTTGCCGGACGAAACAGTTTTGAAACGATGTTTTTTAATGAGTTTTTCTCCAGTCAGTATGTCTTCTTTCAACTTAAACATGGTTTTGACCGAATCAGAATCCTCAAAAAAGTGCGTCCTTCTTTGGTACTGGTAACGAGAATGGCATGGGGAAATATGGAAAATCCGCAACAGCATGTAGGTCCAATCTATAAAACTTTAGACAAGGGCTTTTTTGAATCCGGAATCGAACTAAACAAAATTTACAAAGGCATTGGTTTAGGCGGCTTTTATCGATATGGCCCGAACCAGTTAATGAAATTTGAGGATAACATTGCCGTTAAAATTTCTTATGTGCTGGATTTAGGTCTTTAA